The Linepithema humile isolate Giens D197 chromosome 7, Lhum_UNIL_v1.0, whole genome shotgun sequence genome has a window encoding:
- the LOC105678295 gene encoding cilia- and flagella-associated protein 70, with the protein MERPVVQDEPIERSINIVIESIENITQLDTTEEADVSFVVTHNDVVLGESIPLTIDPSLKEPSHIYDVDFAVKLTFIVNDCNSVDPVVSTPILIKVMCDTRNCDNLSNSVGSTARKKTSISSKVIGFCSLDLMPILLGEKSLTEKVVVHSAHLWLNGNAISLHNLPALTVTMAYDGKDIFPSEMKINFLNITVESIYNPPVFFAEDAEHQAGTIVYIDNEIPENVIFEDGKWTNYHDAERAKKWQSLSKLQSNARLSKWKISRDYANIKNTLGVKLDLQKKLSQDEPRIEWNLMCRRIMNDVGIEAMQKHIAKRKYWPVQFMMAEKKNNIRQKDEKLVKYQLYQCYVDLSELLFPGSKSASVYFLFIQLNNINSKMFSTCAKILLRFVKCYIKYFLEKSTRIMTQLHAHNVSEMADRTGLDKDIFHVNSWNKNVKERESKKQSTPKSTTSNQLNTEITQNFPLISETGEPVFFIIEVELHCPLIPCKLETDFSNIIDKIITPKVAKPYYVYSREMAEEQYAACIRKLVEILTESYRDELTCFTQYLYKTGVYLTICSTLKEKVTALLDQKFKTDVSTVHSVDSQNVVASVYTYLVEQMHLAINKIIETRLVDDDSLKIVISKKLYFYAEEAYELGYLNDARRHHLTAITADKSDPEAWTKYATFLLKIGDTERAKESCREAILSDRRDKIALLMYGLILAGEQNYREAEIFLRAVTDFHPRFVEGWVILHLFYIHTDYTPGIDLALRIAENCMQDNDREMEISNKDALAWTTICCPRDSVYMITAVLLMKLYLCDFANVALAEEILRAGRVTYVLYYLAVQSYLLHQYEDALSYLTEAENNYKLNYSVSSLTGHCYFQKGNFAEAIRYYEFAIAVLNEPDDSHLVQMRMGLYYEDVGDYEHALKAVLNACQISPSAETWLSAGVAFYELQRFTEAEAALSEANQIDNRNASVWKYLCLLNMSLQRHDEFDQCYRQLAKVKSCRKNVMFLSLCDILSLPYRTMQLSL; encoded by the exons ATGGAGCGACCTGTAGTTCAAGATGAACCGATCGAGAGAAGCATAAATATAGTTATAGAATCCATTGAAAATATC aCACAATTAGACACAACAGAAGAAGCTGACGTGTCGTTTGTCGTGACACATAATGATGTAGTGCTCGGAGAAAGTATTCCTCTTACCATCGATCCGAGTTTAAAGGAACCTTCGCATATTTACGATGTCGATTTTGCTGTCAAACTTACGTTTATAGTTAACGATTGCAACAGCGTAGATCCAGTCGTATCGACACCAATCTTAA TAAAAGTGATGTGCGATACTCGAAATTGTGATAATTTGTCCAATTCTGTCGGGTCAACCGCGAGGAAAAAAACATCAATTTCGTCAAAAGTGATCGGTTTCTGCAGTCTCGATTTAATGCCGATATTGCTAG GTGAAAAATCGCTCACTGAAAAAGTGGTTGTTCATTCCGCGCATCTCTGGCTCAATGGCAATGCGATCTCATTGCACAATCTTCCTGCGCTAACAGTGACAATGGCATATGATGGTAAAGATATATTTCCCTcggaaatgaaaattaatttcttgaatattACAGTGGAAAGTATCTACAATCCACCGGTTTTCTTCGCTGAAGATGCGGAGCATCAAGCAGGCACGATAGTATATATTGACAATGAG ATTCCCGAAAACGTGATATTCGAAGACGGCAAATGGACAAATTATCACGACGCGGAAAGAGCGAAGAAGTGGCAGAGTTTATCGAAATTGCAAAGTAACGCCAGATTGTCAAAATGGAAAATCAGTCGcgattatgcaaatataaaaaatacgctCGGTGTAAAACTCGACTTGCAG AAGAAACTATCGCAGGATGAACCTAGAATCGAATGGAACCTCATGTGTCGCAGGATAATGAATGATGTAGGCATTGAAGCGATGCAGAAGCATATTGCCAA acGTAAATATTGGCCGGTTCAATTTATGATGGCCGAGAAAAAGAACAATATTAGACAAAAGGATGAAAAATTGGTTAAATATCAGCTTTATCAGTGTTACGTTGATTTGTCGGAGCTTCTTTTCCCGGGAAGTAAGAGCGCgagtgtttattttttattt attcaattaaacaacataaatagtaaaatgttttctacatgtgctaaaatattattaagatttgttAAAtgctatattaaatattttttagagaaaAGTACTCGTATAATGACGCAATTGCATGCGCACAATGTGTCGGAAATGGCCGACAGAACTGGCttagataaagatatttttcatgtaaattcttggaataaaaatgtaaaggaACGAGAATCAAAGAAA CAATCGACACCAAAATCCACTACGAGCAATCAATTGAATACCgaaataacacaaaattttCCGTTAATTTCGGAAACCGGAGAGCCTGTGTTTTTCATAATCGAAGTCGAACTTCATTGCCCACTTATTCCTTGTAAACTCGAAACTGACTTTTCAAACAT aatcgataaaataataacgccGAAAGTGGCTAAACCGTATTATGTTTATTCTCGCGAGATGGCGGAAGAGCAATACGCAGCTTGCATTCGAAAATTGGTGGAAATTCTTACAGAGAGTTATCGA GACGAGTTAACTTGTTTCACGCAATACTTATATAAAACCGGTGTGTACTTGACTATATGCAGCACTTTGAAGGAAAAAGTGACTGCGTTGTTAGATCAGAAATTCAAGACGGACGTAAGCACCGTGCACTCCGTCGATAGTCAG AACGTTGTGGCGTCTGTATACACATATCTCGTCGAACAAATGCACTTGGccattaataaaatcatcgAAACCCGTCTCGTAGACGATGATTCGCTAAAAATTGTGATATCTAAAAAGTTATACTTCTACGCCGAAGAAGCTTATGAGTTAGGTTACTTGAATGATGCAAGACGGCATCATCTGACT GCAATTACAGCAGATAAGAGTGATCCCGAAGCATGGACAAAGTATGCGACTTTCCTTTTAAAAATTGGCGATACGGAGCGCGCAAAAGAGAGCTGTCGCGAAGCGATTCTCTCAGATAGACGAGATAAAATCgc TTTATTAATGTATGGATTAATTCTCGCCGGAGAGCAAAATTATCGGGAAGCCGAAATCTTTTTGCGAGCTGTTACCGATTTCCACCCGCGATTCGTCGAAGGTTGGGTCATTTTACACCTGTTTTACATTCACACGGATTATACTCCAG GAATAGATCTCGCTTTGCGCATAGCAGAAAATTGTATGCAAGATAACGATAGAGAGATGGAAATTTCGAATAAAGATGCCCTCGCTTGGACAACAATCTGCTGTCCGCGAGATAGTGTCTATATGATAACAGCTGTGTTACTAATGAAGCTGTATCTCTGTGAC TTTGCTAACGTAGCATTAGCAGAAGAAATTTTGCGAGCCGGCAGAGTCACCTACGTGCTATATTACTTAGCTGTGCAATCTTATTTATTGCACCAATACGAAGATGCTTTGTCGTATTTAACAGAAGccgaaaataattacaaactg AATTACTCGGTAAGCAGTTTGACAGGGCACTGTTATTTTCAAAAGGGTAATTTTGCGGAAGCGATTCGTTACTACGAATTCGCTATTGCGGTATTAAACGAACCGGATGATTCGCATCTCGTACAGATGAG aatggGACTGTATTACGAAGATGTCGGTGACTACGAACATGCGTTGAAGGCTGTCCTCAACGCGTGTCAAATTTCACCGTCAGCAGAAACGTGGCTTAGCGCTGGAGTCGCTTTCTACGAA ctGCAGCGATTTACGGAAGCTGAGGCAGCTTTATCAGAGGCGAATCAGATTGACAATCGTAACGCGAGCGTTTGGAAGTATTTGTGTCTGTTAAACATGTCTTTACAGCGTCACGATGAATTCGATCAATGTTACAGACAGCTCGCTAAGGTGAAAAGTTGTCGAAAAAACGTAATGTTTTTGTCGCTTTGCGATATATTATCTTTGCCTTACAGGACAATGCAGCTTTCTCTTTAG